From the Elusimicrobiota bacterium genome, the window GCAACGACTATCTTTCCATATACCGCGTGGCAGGTACCGTGGTTTCACTCAGCATTTGAGAATGCGGCTGCAACAATTTCAGGAATAGAAACAGCTTATAACGCACTCAAAAAGAAAGGAAAAGTTACCGAAGAAATAAATTTTATCGCTTTCGGCGGTGATGGTGGTACATATGATATTGGGTTACAGTCGTTATCAGGCGCGATGGAAAGAGGGCACAGGATACTTTATATATGCTATAATAACGAAGCATATATGAACACCGGTATTCAAAGGTCATCTGCGACACCAAAGGGTGCAAATACTACTACAGCTCCTTCCGGTAAAAAAGCAACAGGTAAAATCCAGATGCGAAAGGATTTGACAGCAATTATGGTTGCCCATAATATACCATATGTCGCGCAGACAACTCTCAGTTTTCAAAATGATTTAATTTCAAAAGTTCAGAAGGCGCTTTCTATGAATGGGGCTGCTTTCATGAACATAATGCAACCTTGCCGGCTTGGTTGGGGGTATCCTCCAGAGGATACTATTCGTCTTGGCCGTCTTGCAGCCGATACTTGCATCTGGCCTGTGTATGAAGTTATTAACGGTGAATATAAACTTAACTATAAGCCGAAGGAAAAAAAACCTGTAACTGAATGGCTGAAAACACAGGGAAGATTTAAACATCTTTTTTCTCCGGGGAACGAAGGTGTTATAGAACAAATTCAGCAGGATGTTGATAAAAATTGGGCGAAGATTCTTTCCCTTTGTAAGGAGTAGTAGTGGATTACGAATTAGATATACCTGATATAAAATGGGCGAAGCAATTTTTTGTAGAGATAGATTTTTTAAGTCAACTTAGCGAGCAGGAAAGAAATTCCCTTATCTATAGTACAAAAAAAATACATGTTGTTAAAGGTAAAACGATATTATTTCAGGGAGAATTCTCAAACCGGTTATTTTTAATTAAGAGCGGAAAAATTGCTGTGTTTGTTGTAAAAGAAGGTAAAAAAACTAAAGTCGCCGAACTCGGTGAAAAAAATTATTTTGGAGAGATATCTTTAGTTAATCCGGTTGCTGCTTCGGCAACTATAATAGCTGAAGATATTTCTGAAGTTTTCATTTTAGAAAGAGAAGTAGTAGAAGAGATATTTAAAAATAAACCGGAAGCACTCGCCACAATCCGCAAGAAAATAGAAGAAAGAAAAAACAAATAGTCAAAAACCTTTATTTTTTCACCTTTTCCATAAAAACCATTTTGGTCTTACCAAATTCTAACATATCACCGTCAGTTAATATTTTTTGGTCATTAACAGGCACTGTATTTACTTTCGGGTACCCTTCTTTTATGGCTTTCAATATATATCCTTCAGGTCTGCGCGATATTGCTGCTGCGAGAGCAGGGGCGAACATTCCTTTAATCTTTACCTGGGCTTGACTACCGCTCCCTATATAGGTAAGCAGACCCGGAAGTTCAATTTCAGTCTGGTCAACTGCACCATCAATAACTTTCAGTGTTCCGACTTTTTCACCTTGACTTGCAGAATCGCCTTCTTTACCACCAGTTAATTCACGTAATTTGGCCGAATCTATTACAACTGTTTCACTACCACTCGCTTCTTTTTTTTCAGAAGGTTGAACATTAGTTTCTTCATTAATAAATATCAAAGTATGTTTTGCAATACCAATTTGACCTTTATTACGCAAATCAGCTTTAACGATTTTAGTTTCATTTAAAAAAGTCCCGTTTGTACTTCCAAGATCTTCAACAAAATATGAATTATCCTGCTTATAAATTTTTGCATGATGTCCTGAAATGGCAGGATTATCAATCACTATATCATTGTCTGATTTTCTTCCAATAGTTGTAACATCGTTAGTAATAGGAATTTCCTTAATTACAGCTGCTCCAAACTTTAAAATGATCTTCGGCATTTTTCCTCCTTTCGTCCGTTAATTAAGAAACTTTTTTATTTTACTTTTTAGTACAGATATTCCTTTCTGCATTTGAGCGACAACTACTGTTATATTATCCTTTCCACCAGCGTCATTTGCCATTGCAATTAATTTTCCGCATATTAATTCCGGTTTTTTTAGTTCTGTAATTGTTTTCAGAATGTCTTTATCATTTACCATTCTTAATAGACCGTCCGAGCATAAAAGAATATAATCATTGTTGTTTATAGGCATTTCAGATACATCAATTTCAACAGATTCTTCAGTACCTAAAGCTCTTGTTAAAATGTTTTGCATGTCAGATTTACTTGCTTCTTCTGTCGAAATCAAGCCCTTGCGGACTTGCTCCATAACTATAGAATGGTCAATTGTTAACGGGTTAATATCATTATTACGTATAAGATAGAGACGACTATCACCAACATGAGCAACTATTAAATTATTACCGACTATTAATGCAGAAACAACAGTTGTCCCCATTCCTTTATTTTGAGGATAATTTTTACCGGATTCGTATATAACTTTATTTGCTATCTGAATACAATTTACCAGGTAATTTGCATGTTTTGAAAGATTAGGTTTCGAACTGGTAAAATGTTCAAATTTATCATTATTGAAAGCATAAAGCATCCGTTCTTTTATAACATCTACTGCCATTTTACTTGCAATCTGACCTGAAGCATGACCACCCATCCCGTCCGCGACTACAAAAATATTTATGGTTTCATCAATACAAAAACTATCTTCATTATTTTCTCTATTAAGTCCTAAATCGGTTATTCCAAAAACTTCTATTTTCATATGATTTGTCATTGCGAGAGCCAATTTATTGGCTCGTGGCAATCCCATCTTTTACGTATTACATTTTATGAGATTGCTTCGCCAACGCTCGCAATGACGTCAATAACATTGCGACATATTTTCTAAGTTTAACGTAGCTTTGTTAGTTTTCTAACAATCTCATAATGTTGCTGAACAATCTCGAATATCTTTTGCCATTTCACTTGCTTTTTGATAACGTTTTTCAACATCTTTTTGAAGTGCTTTGTCAATTATTTTTACACAGCAATCCGGTATATTAGCATTATAATTCTTTGGGGATGGATGAAGCTCGGTTGTTATCTGGTAAATAAGAGTTGCAATACTATCTCCGTTAAATGGTTTTTCACAGGTTAATAGTTCATACATAACAACACCGAGTGAGAATATATCGGCTCTGCCGTCAACTTTTTTCCCGGCAATTGATTCCGGTGACATATAGCTTGGCGTACCGAGAACAGTTCCTGTCTGGGTTTTTGATGAAGATAAAATCCTTGCAATTCCAAAATCTGTTACCCTTAACGTTCCGTCTTTAAGTAACATTATATTTGCCGGTTTAATATCGCGGTGAACAACACCTTGCTGGTGCGCATAATCGAGTGCGTCTGCAACCTTTGCTACCATTTCCAGTGCTTCCTTGATTGGCAGTATTTTTCCCTTTTCACATTTATCTTTTAAATCACTGCCATCAAGTAATTCCATGGCGATATATGAAACATCATAATCTTCACCTGCATCAAATATTCTTATTATATTCGGGTGTGAAAGATTACCGGCTGATTCTGCTTCACGGAAGAATCTTTCTTTTATTGCCTTTATCTGGTCTTCAGGTAAATCATCTTCAAAACGAACAGTTTTAATAGCAACCGTTCTGTTTATTTTCGGGTCCTTACCAAGATAAACAATCCCCATTGCTCCTCTGCCAAGTTCTTTTATTATTTCATATCTACCTAAGGTCGGAGTTTGTTTAGAACCTTCAATAATAACAGTCGAGTCTTTTGATTTAGCGCCTAATACAA encodes:
- a CDS encoding Stp1/IreP family PP2C-type Ser/Thr phosphatase gives rise to the protein MKIEVFGITDLGLNRENNEDSFCIDETINIFVVADGMGGHASGQIASKMAVDVIKERMLYAFNNDKFEHFTSSKPNLSKHANYLVNCIQIANKVIYESGKNYPQNKGMGTTVVSALIVGNNLIVAHVGDSRLYLIRNNDINPLTIDHSIVMEQVRKGLISTEEASKSDMQNILTRALGTEESVEIDVSEMPINNNDYILLCSDGLLRMVNDKDILKTITELKKPELICGKLIAMANDAGGKDNITVVVAQMQKGISVLKSKIKKFLN
- a CDS encoding cyclic nucleotide-binding domain-containing protein, coding for MDYELDIPDIKWAKQFFVEIDFLSQLSEQERNSLIYSTKKIHVVKGKTILFQGEFSNRLFLIKSGKIAVFVVKEGKKTKVAELGEKNYFGEISLVNPVAASATIIAEDISEVFILEREVVEEIFKNKPEALATIRKKIEERKNK
- a CDS encoding FHA domain-containing protein, which produces MPKIILKFGAAVIKEIPITNDVTTIGRKSDNDIVIDNPAISGHHAKIYKQDNSYFVEDLGSTNGTFLNETKIVKADLRNKGQIGIAKHTLIFINEETNVQPSEKKEASGSETVVIDSAKLRELTGGKEGDSASQGEKVGTLKVIDGAVDQTEIELPGLLTYIGSGSQAQVKIKGMFAPALAAAISRRPEGYILKAIKEGYPKVNTVPVNDQKILTDGDMLEFGKTKMVFMEKVKK
- a CDS encoding thiamine pyrophosphate-dependent enzyme, which translates into the protein MANLKELSKKEELFTGGHRLCAGCGAGIIARQVLLACDKPVVVANATGCLEVATTIFPYTAWQVPWFHSAFENAAATISGIETAYNALKKKGKVTEEINFIAFGGDGGTYDIGLQSLSGAMERGHRILYICYNNEAYMNTGIQRSSATPKGANTTTAPSGKKATGKIQMRKDLTAIMVAHNIPYVAQTTLSFQNDLISKVQKALSMNGAAFMNIMQPCRLGWGYPPEDTIRLGRLAADTCIWPVYEVINGEYKLNYKPKEKKPVTEWLKTQGRFKHLFSPGNEGVIEQIQQDVDKNWAKILSLCKE